GCGGAAGAGGTCGATGCCGTGGTCGCGGCACTGAGCGAAATAGCAGCCGCGGCGGTTGCATAATCGATGGATCTTTCAAGGGAGTCGAACGATGGCCGGTGAACCTTGGTACAAAGACGGGCTCCGTTTCGAATGCACGCAATGCGGCGACTGCTGCACCGGTGCGCCGGGCTTCGTTTGGGTCAACCAAGAAGAAATCGACGCGCTGGCGAAAGAGATCGACCTCGATGCCGATGAGTTCGAGAAGAAGTACGTGCGCAAGATCGGGATGCGACGGAGCTTAGTCGAGTTCCCGAACGGCGATTGCGTCTTCTTCGACACCGTGAATCGCAACTGCTCGGTCTACGGTGCCCGACCTAGGCAGTGTAAGACCTGGCCGTTTTGGAACTCGAACATCAACTCGGCGAAGGCCTGGGAAGAGACCAAGGCGGTTTGCCCCGGCTGTGATAAGGGCAAGAAGCTCTACTCGATCGAGCACATCCAAGCGCAAGCGGCCGTGATCCGCATCTAATCGCGACATCGTTCGCATCCCGGCCGAACCGCGACAGACCGTCGCACTCTCCTCGCCCCCATCGACGGCGGCACTGGCAGCAGCCGGCAATCGTTTTGCGCGCCCGTTTATGCCGGTTCTTATTTTCTTGACGATTGAGTGAAGTTTGCCGGTTGGCTCGGCCGATGATAATGCCGCGCAGAGGTAGTTTGAGGAGTCGGGAAGTCGATGGATCGAGCCCAAGCTTGATCGAATCTAACTGCCCGTAACGCCTTTAACGACAACAGCTTTGGGCGAATCGAAACGGCCTCGGCCATGAGATTCAACGTAAGTTCTTTGACAATTGATGCTTAGCTCCGATCGAAACGATCGAGAAGCTGCCTACAACGATGCTGCGGTAGCGACGTAAGTCGAAGCCGCAGTAGTCGTGGGCGGCCGAATCGACTTGACACTAATGCTTACGGCACCTACAGTTGGAGCGTGACTTGTGGGCTTGAGCGACGTCTGAATTTTCTAGTTTCGTCGCTCAACAGCTTGGTCTCGTCGCCGTACTGTGGGGAGAGTCGACTCGTGACGAAAAAAGAAATCGTTAAGACCATCTCGGACGAAATCGGCCTGACTCAGTTGAAGACGAAGGAGATCGTTCAAAAGACGTTCGATGCCATCGTCGAAACACTGGTCGAGGAGAAGCGGATCGAGTTGCGAAACTTCGGCGTGTTCGAAGTAAAAAAGCGAGCCGCTCGAAAGGCTCGCAACCCGCGAACGGGCGACAAGGTTTACGTACCGGAAAAGTATGTAGTGACCTTCAAGCCGGGCAAGGAAATGGAAGAGAAGGTGCGAGAGTTGGAACGCCAAGCTGCCGAACGAGCAGCCGCTGCGGAAGCCAAACAGTCGCCCGCCATGGAAAGTGCCCCTCCGAGCGTCGACGGCTCGCCTTAGCCGTCGGCTAAAGTCTTTCTCACGCAATGGTTTAACCAAACCGAGGTTGCCCCCAATTTGGCGGCAACGATAGCGATTCTTTGGGCGGAATACCGAACCTGATGGCCTAGCTGCCGCAGGCCGGTTCGGCTACTTTACGCCGCCCGTTCCGCCACACCGTCCGTGAATGTGCATTCCGGCAGTTCTCGTAGTCGTTTCGCTCGCAGCCAAGCATCAACGCTTTCAAGCCCCGATGGGTGAGAAGGCGTGATTCGGTTGGGCCGCAGCGCACGCTACTGCCCAGAATGTTACAGGCCGAACGGTACAACGGCGCCATCGATGTCGATGCGACATCCAGCGTCCGGGTCACGGAGGATTGGAGTTTATGCGTAAGTTTTTATTCTGCATGATCGCCGGGATGAGCATCGCCACCGCCACGGGATGCGCCACGCCGATTTATTCCGGCGATCCGGCCCGACGGACGCAAGAATTGATCTTCACGTCGGAAAACTTGCGGCTCTTCCTCGACGATTGGGAGCGGTTCTGGCTGCTCGATCAGCCGAGCCATCTCTCGCCGTTCCGCACGCACGGCGGCATCATTTAAGCTGCCGACGAGCCGAAGCGACACATAGCCGGCGAACGCGATCTCGAAATCGAGGTCGCGTTCGCTCCGGCATTGGTCCCGTTTCGCGGAGCGGCTTGATTGCGCCGCGAAAGCCGGTGCCGCGGCTCCTTGCCGAGTGCGCACCTCATAGACTCGCAGCGAGGTGATCCCATAGAATGGGCGGACCCTACGAGCCGTCGTGGGAACACCTATCTTCTTCTGCACGGAAAGCGCCCCTCGCGCGGCAACGCGTAGCCGGGTTATTCGTGACTTCCGGCAGACGCCGCGAGGTCGTTTCCTGCGAAGTCATCCATCGAGTTTGCCCGTGAAAACCGCTGCCGTAGACCTCGAGGTGCGCCTCGGTCGCCTTCGATTACCGAATCCGATTCTCGCTGCGTCGGGCACCTTCGGATACGCTCGCGAGATGGCCGGATTCGTCGACCTCGCACGGCTCGGCGGCATCGTCCCTAAGACGATCACGAAACTACCGCGCCCAGGCAACAAGCCTTGGCGCACCGTCGAGACAACCGGCGGCATGCTCAACTCGATCGGCCTCGACAACGACGGCATCGACGCCTTCATCGAAGGCCATCTGCCGTATCTCGGTTCGCTCGGCTGTCCGATCATCGTCAGCATCGCAGGCTGCGACGAGAACGAATTCGCCGAGCTCGCCGGCCGACTGAGCGGTCGCGAGGAGGTTGCGGCGATCGAATTGAACGTCTCGTGCCCGAACGTCAGCGGCGGGGTAGATCTGGGAACCAATCCGGCACGGTGCGAGCAAGTCGTGGCGATGGCGCGCAAGGCGTGCGATCGACCGATCATCGCCAAGCTGACGCCGAACGTAACGAGCGTCGTCGACATCGCCAAGGCCGCGGAAGCCGGCGGGGCCGACGCGATCTCGCTGATCAATACCTGCCTCGGCATGGCGATCGACTGGCGCCGCCGCAAGCCGCTGCTCGGCAACGTCGTCGGCGGCTTGAGCGGTCCGGCGATTAAACCGATTGCGCTACGCTGCGTCTATCAAGCTGCCCGCGCGATCAAGACTCCGATCATCGGCATCGGCGGCATCGCCACGCTCGACGACGTGATGGAGTTCTTCGTGGCCGGCGCCTCGGCAATTCAACTCGGCACGGTCCATTTCTACGATCCCACCGCTCCGATTCGCATACTCGACGCGCTGCCCGAAGCGCTGAACCAACTCGGCGCAAGCCGCCTGAGCGACGTTGTCGGCACGCTCGCGGCGCCCGCACCCGTAGGAAAATAAATCGGCCACGTCGCCGTCGTCGAACTCCCCTCGCTCACTGACAATCTTCACCTCGACTAAGCTTCG
This genomic stretch from Planctomycetia bacterium harbors:
- a CDS encoding YkgJ family cysteine cluster protein, whose protein sequence is MAGEPWYKDGLRFECTQCGDCCTGAPGFVWVNQEEIDALAKEIDLDADEFEKKYVRKIGMRRSLVEFPNGDCVFFDTVNRNCSVYGARPRQCKTWPFWNSNINSAKAWEETKAVCPGCDKGKKLYSIEHIQAQAAVIRI
- a CDS encoding integration host factor subunit beta, coding for MTKKEIVKTISDEIGLTQLKTKEIVQKTFDAIVETLVEEKRIELRNFGVFEVKKRAARKARNPRTGDKVYVPEKYVVTFKPGKEMEEKVRELERQAAERAAAAEAKQSPAMESAPPSVDGSP
- a CDS encoding dihydroorotate dehydrogenase, which codes for MKTAAVDLEVRLGRLRLPNPILAASGTFGYAREMAGFVDLARLGGIVPKTITKLPRPGNKPWRTVETTGGMLNSIGLDNDGIDAFIEGHLPYLGSLGCPIIVSIAGCDENEFAELAGRLSGREEVAAIELNVSCPNVSGGVDLGTNPARCEQVVAMARKACDRPIIAKLTPNVTSVVDIAKAAEAGGADAISLINTCLGMAIDWRRRKPLLGNVVGGLSGPAIKPIALRCVYQAARAIKTPIIGIGGIATLDDVMEFFVAGASAIQLGTVHFYDPTAPIRILDALPEALNQLGASRLSDVVGTLAAPAPVGK